The DNA window aaataagaaccaaATTGCTGCATCTATCAACTTGTTGCTGTGCTTGGAAAACAGGAAGTTATAGCTAAATTACTCCCTCCACcttgaaaaagatgaaaatttgaGGAATTGGAGATGAGTGGATGTGTATGCAAGATTGATGATCGAATGTGtaatagatggatagactgatggatggatggaagagatATGTTTGATTGATGTTCGATGAGTGGATATGCATGGATGGACGAAAATGGATGAGTTACTGCACGTGTGTTTTATTGGTGGATGAATGGACGGATGACTGTCTGAATATGATATATGACTGGGTGGTGGATGGGCGGATGGATAAAGTTTACCTGCATACGTTTTAAATTATTGATGTGTGAATGGAGAGACAGATAAAATGCAAGTGTGTCTGATGTGGAGAAGTAAGGGAGAAAATTATCTGCAAACGTGTCTAACTAATTGATTAACGAATGGGTAGGCTAAAAGCGTCGTAGATAAACTATCATGCACAAAGTCAAGTATTTTCATGCATTATCAGTATTACCTCTTGTTCCCATTCGTCCAATAGATAGTATGCAGCTCTTTCGAGTTTGTTTCCTTGCATACTTTCATAACACTTGACAATGTACACGTTAAGCATCACAGagcctttctttacctttaatCAGATACGGAAGAGTCGAGGAATTTCACTGAGGAAGAGCCTTCGTAAACAACACTAAAACGTGCTGTATACCCACACTTTACTGTATGACCTGATTCGctcagagacagacacacacaaactggtTCCTCCACGCTCTTGTAACACAAAACAGAATCGCAATAGAATGTTTTTCCTTAAATCATGTCACTGTTTAATTATTGCTGGCTACGGAATAGAAAGAACGTTAGATGTGTTAGGATCAAGCTAGCACTGCACGCACCTGACGGTAGTACTACCCACCTCAACCTTGCTGCGAGGAAACTGGGATGTGATGTGATCGTGTCGGTGTCCTCAGCTCCCTGCCTTTCGCTCCTCTGAGAAGTTGCCAGCTTGCACTTGGCTGCGTATTAGCGGGGCCAATAGGTGACAATATCATATCAGCGTGTCTAGCGCCTCGTGGGAAATGTGCATGTGTGATGTACAGAAGGGTTGCTCGGATGGCGCATTGCAAGATaacaatgagaaagagagagaatggctggTGTACACAGATCTATACATACCAAGTGTCTCACAGAATAGTGccagagaaaataattacatCTCGCACAGAAGTCATAATGAGCATTGTAGACAAGGACGGATTACTTAAGTGGAGAAGACAGTATTAGGGGAGGGGGGCTATAGCCTACTGGTTATCAATGCTACGTAAGAGAAGTTTGCCATACGTATGACTATCATGAATCTACACATGATACTTTAAGGATCAGCAAATACAAGGATGCTAATACGGAGGTGTATGTGGAATGTATTAAGTGAATATTACAGTTCGTTTCATCTCTAATAAACTTTCTATTCGCtgatgatcctctctctctctctctctctctctctctctctctctctctcagttagtgATACCGTACTCAATATTATGTGCGTGGGGTGTACAGTATAATGTACTCTGCTCTTCACGTGTCTGTTAAACAATAAGCACAATAGGTGGCGCCTTATAAACTTAGGTGCATGGTGGAGGTTAAATATAGGCCAGAGTGTTGGCTCAGCTGAGGGGAAACTTGGGGAGGCCGAGGGAAGAAGGTGTCAGTACGTTCTGCCAGTAGCGTGTTGCAGTGTACGAAGTTACCACTGCTAGTTTACTTCCCCATGTAGCTGACCACGTGCTTGTTGCTTCACTCTCACGCCTGCGTCTCACTGCAGGTAATgaccgtgtgtgtatgtgtgtggagtCCGGGGGTATTTGTTTGTCTTAGGAGGTAAGAGCGTGGCAGTAGTGGATGGGTTgggtggtgttttgaaggtctgttttggtctctctctctctctctctctctctctctctctctctctctctctctctctctctctctctctctctgatgtatcCACACGCCTTTTCTTCACACACAGGGACTCAGGAGGTGGTTGGTGTCTGGAGCAGGACTGAATACCTGAACAACACACAGTTGGTAAGATTTTAAATCTCATCTGCTGGAGATAATCAGTCAGTTTGTCACGAGTGTTTCTCCATTTAACGATGCAGAATATTTGTTAAACTGttgctagaatcatgaaaacccccttaaaagtagtagtaacttATGCTAGGTACGACTTTGAAGCTTATTCTTAAAATGATTTCCTCTCCTATGCTGTTGGCTTTTATAATGGTGTTTCCCTATTAGTGACAGAATCCTTGCTGAATTATCGCTAGAATCACCacagcactcttgaatttcacaATGTCTTCCACTCGAGCCTGTCAGAAGTAATAAAGATATGATACGAAACACTTACTGAAGAGGCTTTTCCAGAGTATCACGCTTGTCATGTCTCGTTGATAGCCATGGCGGCGGCCTACGAGGAGTTCCTGAGGAGGATGCAGGAGGGGCTGATGATGCGGAGTGGAGGAATGGctcaggaagaaggagaggagtggagcaGCCCTCTTCGCCCCCACCACTCATAGATCACCAACAGCAGGACCAGCAGCAACAGCTTcaagaacaccaacaacagcaagaacaacagcagcaacaccagcagcaaccGCAACAACAGCTGGCATCTTCCCCGACCTTCAAGGAGCTGTATGATCACATATGTCAGGAAATCCGCTCTTCGGGGACCCTGGACGCCGTGATGCAGGAGTTCCAGGTAAGTACTTTCCGTAACGCAGCAGCAAATGTCAGATTCACGTCTCCGTCCCGTCAGTTATAATGTAGGCGTGGTGACTTTTAGcagctttgtttatttgtgctCTTAAGTATTCTATTTCCTGATCTGTTATTTGACCAGTACGTAATTTTCCAAGTATTCCTAAGTTATCCATCTCTTAACCTGTTATTATCTGTCACATAACTTACCATCAAATAAAAGCAACTAAAGTTTCTGCTTAAATGTCTATAAAGCTGACTGCCTTCCCTCACAGGAGCTGAGGACCGACCTGCAGCGCGTGGCCTATGTGGCGCAGCTCAGCCAGTTGCGAGCACTGCGGCTTGAACCGAATTACAGCagaaagagtgaggaggaggcgaTCAGCTTTGAGCAAGTTTACGACACGCTCATAACCAACGAGGCCTCGGCAGGGAAGGCCTTAGAGGTGATGAAGAAGTGCATCCAGAAGACACCTCCTGGGAATATCACAGCCCTCGCCGTGCGGTACATGAAGAGAGGCTGGGCGTCGCTTCTGCTGGAATACTTCACGGCGGCAGAGGCAGACGCAAAGATCAGCCTGTCCTTCGACTGTCCAGAGGAGCTGATGTGGAATTCTTACGAGATCTTGGGATACTGCAGCGCTCGCGTCCACGATTACAAGGCAGCAAATACTTACTTCAGCAGAGCACTTGAGAACCTGCGAAGAGGCGCCGTGAGCAATGAGGTGAAAGCCACTGCAGCTGCAAGGATCATGGCGGTGTTCAAGACggtgaaagacaagaagaacaagaagagcagcGCCGACAAACTAGACGAGGCCAAGAAGCCATTCCCACCCGTGCCCCAGCTGAGCTATGGCCCCAACAAGAAGTTCCCCAGTGCCTCCTCCGCCCTCAGCTTCGTGACCATGGGAGGCAGAGGCCGCTGCACTGTGGCCAAGAGAGACATCAAGCCCGGtggtggatatatatatatatatatatatatatatatatatatatatatatatatatatatatatatatatatatatatatatatatatatatatatatatatatatatatatatatatatatatatatatatatacacacacacacacacacacacacacacacacacacagagagagagagagagagagtgtgtgtgtgtgtgtgtataagtattttcttacttttcttactatttgagacaattattcatgtatttttagaGATAATTACAAATCATTatatcccgtgtgtgtgtgtgtgtgtgtgtgtgtgtgtgtgtgtgtgtgtgtgtatgcagggGACGTGCTGATGGTGGACTCTCCGTTCTGCACGATGATCAACCCTTCTTTCCTGAAGGCTCACTGCTTCCACTGCTTCGCCGGCGTCGCCACCCCCACGCCCTGCTCCTCCTGTGCCAAGGTAAGAAGATAAACTTGTTTCTTccgtaattttttcttctttaagcaaaaaagaaagcagTAGCCAGTGAAGCCAGTGAATGCTCTAATGACTCTAATCAATCTTGTCATTATCATCCCTTGCTCTTCCTCATGCACCTAATCTCGCCAGTGGTTCGCGTAACGGCCTTAAAACAACTTATCATAATTATTGAGTTGATTAATTCACAACCACCATATACCCACACTGACGGTCTTCAGCGTCTATTTTTCACCTCAGTGTCgtatcttttgttattttcattttaatcgCCATATTCACTTTAACTCTACTTCTAATCTTGTTGAGCTGTAAGATTTAACATTCCCGACAGAAATGGaatgtgaaggaaataagagcaTTATTCACTAGTGCATAAGTGACTATTTAAGCGTTAAGTGCATCTCCAGTGTGCCGGCAGGTGTGGTACTGTGGTGAGGCTTGCAGGGAGGCGTCCTGGGCCAGCGTGCACCAGGCAGAGTGTCACGTGCTCGATTACCTTCTGGATGTCAACATTGGCAAGCtggctcttctttccttcaggtAAGCGGGGTTCCTAACTCGTAGTTTACCATGATTATCCTCCTAATCACCATGTAATGCTTCGTCACTCACGCTGAATTGATGTGCCTGCAGAGTGCTGACGACCGTGACGTGGCCTGGCCTGCAGCGGATGCGTCAGTCAATAGAGACGCTGGCCGAGGCCGAGACAGAGGTGAAGGATGAGCCACAgaaggaagtgatggaggaggagcctCAAGAAGGAAAGCCAGTTGAACAGCATCCCTTTCAGTGGCAGGGAAAGTACCTACCTCAAGATTATCGCACTGTGCTGCACCTCACGTCCAACGCAGACAAGCGCAGCTTTGGGGACATGTTCAAGCGGTCGGTGACGGCTGTCTACCTCGTCCACTGCCTCAAGATCTCTGGCTTCTTCGGTAGCCAGAATGTTGAGGAAGACGACATGAGCTTCGTGGCCAGCATACTGCTCAGGCACTGCAAGGAGGCTCATGCAACGCTTATGAGATCAGCGAGTTGGAGGTGAGCGGCGAGGGTCTGTCTGGCGGCGCGTTGCAGGAGGTGGGTGGCGCGCTCTATACCACGATCTCTCTCACCAACCACTCTTGCGTGGCTAATGTCGCCCGCTACAGCATTGGCGACAAGTGTGTGCTGAGAGCGCTGGTTCCCATCCCTCGAGGCAGTGAGGTGCTAGACAACTACGGTTTCTTCTTCCACAGCAGCACCGTCAACGAGCGGCAGGAGGTGTTGCTCAACCAGTACAAGTTCAAATGCGAGTGTCGGGCTTGTGCCGAGTTGTGGCCGCTGTACCCGCATCACACGTCAGAGATCCTCATATTCCGCTGTCCTTCCCCTGGCTGCTACAGTCCCTGCTCCTACTCCACCAGCAGCCGCACTGCCTGCAACGTGTGTGGCAATCAACAACAGTACGCCAAGCTTATGCACGAAATGGAGCAGCAACTGAAACATTACAACGACTTGCTGGCTCAGGTGAGGAAAGGAATCACAGCCAACACCTTGCCGCAGCTTCTCTCTCACTCGACCTTCATGACCCGCCACGTTGTGCCTCCCGTGAAGCACTACACTGACTTACAGGAGGTGATAAAGCGATGCTATATCCTGCAGGGGAACATATATCGCCCTTGCCAGGCAGCAGCGCCGGTTGAGGTGCAACAGCGCTCCGCCCCGCGACTAAGACCCAGCAAGAGGGAGGTGGTGCTGCCCCGCTAAAATGCTTTCCGGGTAGTGGTCGAGCCTGGCTTCCTACAAATCACATATCCGTTCAAAAACTAACGCCAAACCCCACATGCCATAATATGAACACCTTCATGTGATAACAAGGTTAGTGCATTCTGTTTCCCTCCAGCCCTGCATTAAGCGTTCCGGTGAGATTCAAACATTTCCTACGGTCGGGTTGACGTCTGTACTATACCCTTTGCAGTATTGCAGACAAGTCTCTCGAACTGAAGCTCAGTTCCTTCGTCGGGTTACAATTCAAGTCATTGGCACCACACTAAGAATATATGCAAGCGATATTTACTGTACCATCTAGTCTAATGTAAGTCTTATTGGTAGATGTATTAGATAATTCTAAACATGTAATAGATATTCTGCAGGAAGTAAAGCTTGTTTTCAATTCATTCGTTTACTTTATACTGT is part of the Portunus trituberculatus isolate SZX2019 chromosome 19, ASM1759143v1, whole genome shotgun sequence genome and encodes:
- the LOC123506006 gene encoding LOW QUALITY PROTEIN: uncharacterized protein LOC123506006 (The sequence of the model RefSeq protein was modified relative to this genomic sequence to represent the inferred CDS: inserted 1 base in 1 codon); protein product: MEGSTGQTLEGTCVLGSGNSRAHQPLIAPCTCLAGGLGAGRKPGESFASARVAVYEVTTASLLPHVADHVLVASLSRLRLTAGTQEVVGVWSRTEYLNNTHHGGGLRGVPEEDAGGADDAEWRNGSGRRRGVEQPSSPPPLIDHQQQDQQQQLQEHQQQQEQQQQHQQQPQQQLASSPTFKELYDHICQEIRSSGTLDAVMQEFQELRTDLQRVAYVAQLSQLRALRLEPNYSRKSEEEAISFEQVYDTLITNEASAGKALEVMKKCIQKTPPGNITALAVRYMKRGWASLLLEYFTAAEADAKISLSFDCPEELMWNSYEILGYCSARVHDYKAANTYFSRALENLRRGAVSNEVKATAAARIMAVFKTVKDKKNKKSSADKLDEAKKPFPPVPQLSYGPNKKFPSASSALSFVTMGGRGRCTVAKRDIKPGDVLMVDSPFCTMINPSFLKAHCFHCFAGVATPTPCSSCAKVWYCGEACREASWASVHQAECHVLDYLLDVNIGKLALLSFRVLTTVTWPGLQRMRQSIETLAEAETEVKDEPQKEVMEEEPQEGKPVEQHPFQWQGKYLPQDYRTVLHLTSNADKRSFGDMFKRSVTAVYLVHCLKISGFFGSQNVEEDDMSFVASILLRHXQGGSCNAYEISELEVSGEGLSGGALQEVGGALYTTISLTNHSCVANVARYSIGDKCVLRALVPIPRGSEVLDNYGFFFHSSTVNERQEVLLNQYKFKCECRACAELWPLYPHHTSEILIFRCPSPGCYSPCSYSTSSRTACNVCGNQQQYAKLMHEMEQQLKHYNDLLAQVRKGITANTLPQLLSHSTFMTRHVVPPVKHYTDLQEVIKRCYILQGNIYRPCQAAAPVEVQQRSAPRLRPSKREVVLPR